GCACTGTTATATTTTAGACTATATTTTCCTAGTATCTGACTATGCACATGCTATAGAATGTGGTTTAATAGGATTTATAAAGGATAATGTTGTTATCAGCTGATGTTGGTCCCCAATGCCCGTCTCATTCCCATTTGACCAGACTGGATTTATCAGATAAAACTTTTGTTTGTGATTATGTGGACCGTGTTGTGCTGGGAGCCGGTTGAATTCCTCCTATCACAGTATTTATTCACCATccataaaacaaacatgtaagaATGATTCCTTTACTCAAgctcagagaaaaaaagttgCATGTCACAATGAGAGGCTATAAAGGCTTGTGAATATCCTCTGGCACTGTGCCTCCATCCTGATGGTGTTAACAAGATGTGAGGACTAGCTGTGAAAGGTCAGTGAGAGGGCAGGTGTGGATGGATACTCAATTTCTGGAGTAgaacaataaaagaaacaacTCAAAGATATATAACTTTTCTGCTGTGGAGTTCATTTCAatactggttttgttttttgtgttttgtttttccacaatCTTGTGTTTGGATTCAGTGTTACGTGTGTTCATATAAAACCTAGAATCATCTGCATATACACATTTGTGCATTACAGGCCGTTACATACCATACTAGAGAAAAACAGCTGTATATTTTTTGAGTGTACTTCGTTGACTGACTCTTGTTATTCAGGTCCGTGCCAACACAGATCTTGTTAAtcactttgacaaacatttcatCTCCATTGTGCCACATCCAAAGCCGGATGCAGTTGTGGCTCCATCAGTGGGGCCTAATCTAAATGTATCAGCTGGTGTCAACTCAGGGACAGAAAATCCATATGCTTTCTATGTCTATAGTTAGCTGTATTGCAGGTTGCCAGATATTGTTTTCCCTGCTAATGACATAGGATAGTGTTGAGCAACCTGCAAACAGAGGCTGACAGTGGAGGCAAGGAAAGATTCCTttcaaaattagttttaaaGTAGACCATGTATTGCAGTGAATATATACATCGACATATAATACATGCAGGAGTCagaatttaaaggttcagtgtgtagaatttagtgacatctagtggtgaagttacatgttgaaGCAGAAGGCCCCTCATCTCACATGAAGCTATGGTAGCCTTCTGTTAAGTTTGTCCCGTTTgaactactgtaaaaaatatggcGGCCACCATTGACAGGACCTGCTCCCGCTGttaacataaagtatttaaatataaagagcccgtTCTAGGCTAAAggaaacaacaattcgtacaatttagatgaaacacattagtgaaaacatcaccaggattattttatatttaattcctgccaatagatccctttcacctaaatcttacacagtggAACTTTAAACCAAtgctgaaaaggctgatttaaaaaatcacagTTTACAACCATTCACTGCCTTCCAACCTAATTACTACAGGAGAGATTAATTTAATGGAACAAGAACTAAAGGAGCCACTTACTTCTGACCACACAAGGCTACAATTTCAAACATAATCTCTTGCATCAAATACAAGAGCTTCTCTCTCTAATGGGAGTGGTTCATGTTAGGTTTTCAGTGGAACATTACTGCCATCTAGTGTATTTGTTGAGAAGCTTCTCTAGGGCCTATTGGTCCAGCACTGACTAGTTTtgtggtcctcctcctccatttgtttttcttcaattGAGAATTGAGTAAGCTATGGGCGAATAAATTAGGCAAACAAACTGCCCTTGATGAGTTTAGGTTTCGTATTTCATCTGTTACACTTGACTGCGTTTCACAAAAACCCACTGAGGAGGTTGGCATCTCCTTCTGGAACAATAATAACCTAATTACATATCTCCAGTGCAATACTCAATTTAAGTGAGTTCAGCTgtagaaaacacacattctttactgcAAACTGTATTAATAATTTAGTGTATTATAGGAAGTGCTGTACTGGCCCGATTAATCAATCACAAGGAAATTAATGGATAggttttttttgaaaatattgcaGTACAAATTACTTTTGAACTGAAgagtgattttgttttcacaacCAGACCCACAACTCAGTATAAATGCTTTTTAGGAGAATTATTGGTCTAAAAGGCCCAGTGCAAACAAACTGCATCTGAGCTGCCAACAAGAATAACTGTGTACTGCTGTGCAGAACGCAGTATGAATGTATGTACATGCATTACTGTAATGTGACAGAATACGATGCTGAGGCAGATGCTTTGCAGTGCATCTTAAATCACCTGAAAAGTCAGGGCATCTTTTATGTCCCTTCTTAAAACATACTTCTACCAGAAAGCCTTCCCGGACTGTGTCTGAGTTTTTTTGATAActctaattattttattttctgtgttaatGTAATTTCTGTATTTATACTGGTAGAAGTACCTAAGAGATTGGCTCCAGCTGATAAGTTGTGTATTTATAGATGGATAAAAGTACCCCGGAATGTACTTTTACTGGAAAGCCTGTCTTGATGTTAGTTGTTTATTGactatttttaattattgtatttCTTGCCTTTATtagtattgttgttgttgtttgtactataacaatgataataacaacaacaacaacaataataatgataaaggCATATAGTTGTATTTACAAATGTATAATTTTAATCATCTAGTTTCTGTCGCTCTCAGCAGGACATCACAGGCGataggttcagtgtgtagaatttagtgacatctagtggtgaagttgcatgttgcagctgaatactcctcacctcaccctccccttccaaacataatagagaacctgtggtagacttcagtcgacataaaaactgaaaagatgtttagtttgtccagtttggatgaatgaaaaaaaacatggcgtcctccgtagagaggacccgctcctgatgtaaatataaagtatttaaatctaaaggcTCTTTCTAGAGTAAAGGATGCAACAAtccatacaatttagatgaaacataatgaaaacatcactaggattattttatattgaattccTTCCAATAGatccttcacctaaatcttacacactgaacctttaactaatGTTTTTGTTAGAAAACCTCTGATGCAACAACCAGCATCATGTTCCCATTAGTTGTTCTTTGGTGGAAAGGCCCTAAAAAAGATTTAGTTTGACTCAACAGTCTCAAACAGACACTTCCCCTCTTAACTTGAGTGAGATGAGGTTTGCCTCCATGTTAGAAGGTAAATTACTGAACCAAACATCCACCAGAGGGAGATAACGACATACACACCAACAGTCAGATCCTGGTATTCAGATCTAGAATGGAATGAACTCAATGTCAATTTTAAATGTCAGCTGAACTGAAACAGTGCAGGAAATAATTATTAGCAGAAAGCCCATATATACTTTTTTAGCCTCCAtatgtgctgctgcagtaacaCTGTGGCCTAAAGAGCGAGACTGCTGTCATGatgtctccctctttcctcaTTAGTGGAAATAAAAGGGTGTTTAttgaaaaatgtgttaaataactgtaatgattaaaaaagattttaacatttgcatgaacttttcttgctctttttttttgaaCTCTTCATAACACTTTGaggtatttaaatgtttatcaaCCTGTTCGTGGCCCCAGACAAAATGCTAAATTAATCAGGCAGCATTGAAGTTTTCCTCCAGAGGGCAAAATGTTTCTCCTCACCTTGTTGAAAGATGTTACCACTCCTGGTCTTTGCACATGCATTTTTGCTGAGTGCTCTTTGCTTATTGCAGAAAATTTGACTTGAATTCAACGTGTCTTTGAGAGATTGAATTAGAAAAGGTTGATATGGTATAAAATCAGCATTGTATCGATGTTATATATCCTTTTCAAATAACTAACATGAGCGCACAGATTAGAAACAATTTTATATAATACTGTACTTGATTCATACTTTATACTATAATATCAAGTAACGTGTGAGGCCTGCATTTAAGACTActtaaaacagatttttctgcacttgtatttgtattgtttgtataGTGGCTCAATTCAGTTGCAATTGAATTGCATTATAAtctccatttttctttctctctgtatttattcatctgaatgctgccagatgtttgtgtgactacaaacacatttcagagaCATATACCATACTCCCTGCAGTATTTCTGCCTTGattatattcacacacaaaaacaaactatgTGTTCCCAGGAATAAAGACcagctttattttttcttcttcttacaaTAACTAGATACATTAAAGGCTTTTcccaaagcaaaacaaacacacggaTACAAGTAGTAAATCTGCAGCTGAAAATCATTTCTGAGCTGTAAATGCATCACGCACTGTTGTAATCATAATCTCCACAAAATGGATTTTCCCATTTACGTCTCTGCACAGAATTGTTACTAATAGGACTGAAGAAAGTGCCTCGCTGAGAGATTGTTGCAgcatatttttttatcaaaatgtgacaaactggttctaaaatataatttcctAACATAACAGATGCTTAGTGGACTAAACCAACAACTACTTCTGCAGCTCGTGTATGATTTCGTATTGTCTTAAAtaccaaaatgtaatgaaatgtcTTGTCAACACATTTCCAAATGCATAAGTGTCACATAATCGAAAACATACCCAGCGTcagatgtgttttcattcagagTGTCACTTGAAGTTGCCTGAGATAAAAAAATCACATCCACATAGTGAAACCTTAAACTGAACCATGTGGAAAATGAAAGTGGCATCaagtcattttaaagaaaagtaaaagaaaagttttctgAGGGACACACTATTCTGCTGAGCAGGGACGATATCAAACTCTCTACTGTTAAACTTGTCACACTTCTAACCACAGAATTGTCAGTTTTCTCATAGAGACGAATAATTAGCTCTGTTATAACCACCGCTTAAATCGTAAGTGACCTGAGGTATGGGGCAGTCTGTGAAGAAGTTGGGGAAGGCCAAAGTGCACAGTGCGTTGTCCTCTAAAGGCCCCGTGGTGGCAGCCTCAGACTGACAGTAGAGGGGGGGCTGGGCCGGGCCTGTTCGCAGGCTCTCCCCCGCTTTTTTAGAGGGTCCAGAGCAGCTAGTCCAGGGCTCCGAGTAGAGGAGACCACCGACTAAATGGTGAGAGTCGTAAGTGGCAGGATCCAGGCCTCCCATCTCTGGCTGCACCCGCAGAGGCATGTTTTGATAAAGGTCCTGGTCACTGACCAGGTTGCTGTAATCGGGCCCCAAGAGCTCGAAGAACTCTGCGGCCTCCGGGTTTCCTCGCTCAAAGTCCTTCAGCGTCATCCCAGATGTGGAGCTGACTTTGGAGCAGTTGGCCGGCTCCGTGAAGAAAGAGGGGGGCAGGTTGCGGTGCCTCAGGGGCGGCTTCTTGGCCTTTTCACCCCTGATATCTTTCACAGGGCTAAAGAGCGCAGCCAAGCTCTTGCTCTGTAAGTTGGCCTGGACTCCATCGCGTTTAGGCAGAGTTTTGCTCTGCAAAGGGCTGGGCTGAGCCAGAGGGGACCCCTGTCGTTTCACTGGAGCTTCAGCAGTGTTTCCTGGTGTTATGATGCCGGTGCACCTCTTGATCTGCTTCTGCAGATACTTCCGGTGGTTGACTTTCCTTTTGGATTTCACTGGCTTGTCCAGAGCCAGCTTGATATTGCTGGAGGCCGAGTCTATGAAGCTCAGCAGGTCCCTGGTTGTCTCTTTGTAGTCTTCGTCATTTTCTGCCTCACCCAGGAGACCCCCGTCCAGACTCTTCTCCACGTCGTACTCCACCACAGAACCCGAGAAGCAAAAATTCATGAACTGAGGGTTCATGATTGCAGTCTGAACAGCCATTACTCTGTCGAGGCCCAGCGGCTACACCTGTGGTATCCGCTGTGATCCTTGATCCAAAAGTTTCCTCAAAGcatttctattttctctgcacTGACAAACACTCGGTCCTGATGCTGCTCATGGAGCTCCTGTAAACATTCCAGAGTAGAAGTGACGGACTCCGAGGGACGTGAGGAGATCTTAGGGGGGGCTGGACTAATGATGTCAGAACATCAAAGAGGAGGGGCAAAGGGACCGCGGGACTTAACTCTTTGCTTGTGCCCGACCACCTGCATCTAAGAGGGATTTGTCTGAAATTCCCTGCTGAGTTGAAGACAATAACCTCTGTCACAACTCTCCCCCTCAGCtttaactgtttgtgtgtgctctgAATCAAAAAAACGCTCTTGTGAAGGAGGATATTACTGTAGCTCTTGGTGAACCtcttaaacatttttataaagtaTAAACTCATTTGTAAAGTAACCCAGAAAATGGAAGCAATGTTTGAAGTTAATTAAGTGAAATCTTTCACTGATCCACAGCATTATTATTCTCCTCATTCCTGTTTGCTTttctaaaaaaaactgtaattgtTATTGAATTCTTTCATGCTTCGTGTCTGGATTACCAAATAGAAGTTAACTTGTAATCTAATTACTGTTCATTTAGCCGCTGAAACAAACGCAgcattaaaaacagatttgagGCTATACAGTAAAGAGAAAGGCCTCCTTTCTGTGGGAAAATCTTTGAGCCCAAACAGATGCCACAATCTGGAAGAATCTTCCCAACTGCTCGCTTGTGTCTTAATCTGCTCATGGCAAAAGTTGATTTCTAGTGCATTCCCAGGCCAGTGGGAATTTCTGCCCTGGCCTGACAACTATTATGGGCTGCCTTTGACATAAAGCCCTACAGGGTCTAAATAGCCTCTATTCTTTGCCCGGCAGTGAAAGGGAGCTTTGTGCCAGAGATTCATTAAATTGCACCTCACAGCCCCTTCGTAAAATGGGTCTCAATAATGAACAGTCGATTTAACTAGAAAAGCTGCCGGAGCTGTTAAATTAAAGGGGAATATAGTGCAGTTCAGGCTCAGTGTGCCAGAAGAAATGTTGACCTTACGAAATCCAGGGTATGAAACTTTCTGCTGTAAACAATAATGTATTTACAGGACGTTTCTTGGGCTGTGCTGAATACAATAAAGGACGTGTTGTTGTGTTGCCAACACTTTTTGGCCAATTTAAGGGGAATTTCAAGTGAATTTCGAAACATAAGTTGACTATACATTAAAAACCTGTAACTTACTGCTAAGCTATACACATTTTCTATTCTTTACCAAAGAATCCTATACTTCCTCTGACCACTATAAAACTGTTATTAATCCTACTTTAACACACTTTAAGACAAGGTTCAAATGACTGATTAAATGAAATCGCTCCTCTTACAAATCTGCATGTTAAGGTGATGCAGAGTTCTTTCTTATGTTAATGAGGAGAAAAGGGACAGTGAAACTGAGAGCACTGATCTCATTATCTGTGGCCCAACACAAGGCTATAAATGTAAAGAAATCCAGTCAAATAGAATATCTTGCTATTTATACAGATGACGATTATGACATTTCCCAACAAAACCCAGAATTCATGTTGGGAAACTGTTCAACAGGCAAAGCGAACATTTCATTTATCAGATAAAAACTTTTACTTAATTAAACCTAAGTGAGGGAAAAGAGGcagatcagctgcagcagcgtcacAACGACTCATGGAGCTGATTTTTGCTTCCCTCTCTTTGCAAGCGGCAAATTTTggcacagtgacatcatcacagtCATGGCAGCCATATCcacccttttttttctcctcctagTCAAAGGGGCTTTTGGCTTTTGTGCTGGTGGGTCATTCACATCACAGAGCCTGACGCACAGATCCCGGAAACAAGTTTCTATTGTTGCATAAAGGCTGAGAGGGGGCTGCGACGGCGGTGGCGAAATagcttggagaaaaaaaaaatatatatatatatgtgtactgagaATACAGCAGATGAAGTTTTGACTCGTTTACACTTCCAGGACTTTTAATGAGAGGTTGTTTGTTAATTGATTTGTTTAATTCCTGTAATGGAGCTATGTTTATTTTAACGTTAATCACAAAGGTCACAAAATGGATTGCATTCTGAGAATCTCATTTTGTTTGGACCTCAGGGGGGAAAGTTTAATTTAGAGAAAATCATTAGTAATCTgctgcactttttttcccccacaacCAGTTGTTAAGTACCCAGATCCATATTGTTGAGATATTGTTAAACATTACCACTCAGAGAATTCACTTATTCAGCAGCACCCATCCCAGAGGGCGTGGGGTGCTCGGTGCAATGTGATGTGACACACACAACCTTAATCTCTTCCTATACTAGTGTGTGGTCCCTGTCTGAGCAGGGACATGCTCGGAGTTTGTGTTCCAGCGAATACTAATAACACCTTTGATTGATGGCCAGTGTCAGAGACTTAGAAAAGGCTGACAAAATTAATGACCTCTCAAAGGCCTGAGAAAAGTTTAAGGAGGGCATTTAGTAGTGGAGACCCCGTCCTCCCCCATGTTTAGCTGTGTTTCTTTAAAACGTTGGGTGATTCAGTCAAGCCTGTGACAAAATGTTGGGAAATCAACCCGCATTCCAGCGCAGGACATGTTCCTTGTCTGTTTCACACGGTCACGTCACATCAGGAACGTTTTGCTTTAACAGAGGATATGTGCAATATTCATTACATCTCTTTACat
The Paralichthys olivaceus isolate ysfri-2021 chromosome 11, ASM2471397v2, whole genome shotgun sequence genome window above contains:
- the LOC109630126 gene encoding protein FAM181B, which translates into the protein MAVQTAIMNPQFMNFCFSGSVVEYDVEKSLDGGLLGEAENDEDYKETTRDLLSFIDSASSNIKLALDKPVKSKRKVNHRKYLQKQIKRCTGIITPGNTAEAPVKRQGSPLAQPSPLQSKTLPKRDGVQANLQSKSLAALFSPVKDIRGEKAKKPPLRHRNLPPSFFTEPANCSKVSSTSGMTLKDFERGNPEAAEFFELLGPDYSNLVSDQDLYQNMPLRVQPEMGGLDPATYDSHHLVGGLLYSEPWTSCSGPSKKAGESLRTGPAQPPLYCQSEAATTGPLEDNALCTLAFPNFFTDCPIPQVTYDLSGGYNRANYSSL